The Chloroflexota bacterium genome has a segment encoding these proteins:
- a CDS encoding flavin reductase family protein, with protein sequence MLQEAPLKSAFRATPSGLYLYTTSRDGHPNVQFAFRAIGISEDPPLLLIGMQQGNYSYETVRLTGEVVVNTCSEAHVGAIDRSRGLSGRETEDKFAILGLTPLPAKVVKPPLVKDSYASVECRVVRELGSAGSTALILVEAVAYHVDETHPPVTRLVGKTQRLGPPID encoded by the coding sequence GTGCTCCAGGAAGCCCCCCTGAAATCCGCCTTTCGCGCGACGCCCAGCGGGCTGTATCTCTACACGACATCGCGGGACGGACACCCCAATGTGCAGTTCGCCTTCCGCGCGATCGGGATTTCCGAGGATCCCCCGCTGCTCCTCATCGGCATGCAGCAGGGCAACTACAGCTACGAGACGGTGCGCCTGACGGGCGAGGTGGTCGTCAACACCTGTTCGGAAGCGCACGTTGGTGCCATCGATCGGAGCCGCGGCCTCAGCGGCCGAGAGACGGAGGACAAGTTCGCGATTCTGGGACTGACGCCCCTTCCGGCGAAGGTCGTGAAGCCGCCTCTCGTGAAGGACAGCTACGCCAGCGTCGAATGTCGCGTGGTGCGCGAGCTTGGGAGCGCCGGGAGCACGGCCCTGATCCTGGTGGAGGCCGTCGCGTACCACGTTGACGAGACACACCCGCCCGTCACGAGGCTCGTCGGCAAGACGCAGCGCCTCGGCCCGCCGATCGACTGA
- a CDS encoding NRDE family protein translates to MCFILILTRVRDDYPLIVAANRDESRARPSEPPHRWDTSPGIWAGRDVAAGGTWLGVNDRGVLAAITNRRDGAIDRTLPSRGGLCLDVLLSRSTADAEGTIRERLAASRYNPFNLLCADVHGSWSMTWRGDRQVFEPGPHVITNEGDPDGPGLPTASRGLELLARVDYRGDPLDEVLRQLGRICADTDGPTPICRPGGERGTVSSSLIALSTDGRIAAYWHANGPPSDESYAPVELGAQG, encoded by the coding sequence ATGTGTTTCATCCTTATCCTGACGCGGGTTCGTGACGACTATCCGCTCATTGTCGCGGCGAACCGCGATGAATCGCGCGCACGGCCGTCTGAGCCGCCACACCGGTGGGATACCAGCCCGGGGATCTGGGCGGGTCGCGACGTCGCTGCTGGCGGCACCTGGCTCGGCGTGAACGACCGCGGCGTACTGGCAGCAATCACGAACCGCCGCGATGGCGCGATCGATCGGACCCTGCCCTCGCGCGGCGGGCTCTGCCTCGACGTGCTCCTCAGCCGGTCGACGGCCGATGCGGAGGGAACCATCAGGGAGCGCCTCGCCGCCTCGCGCTACAACCCGTTCAATCTGCTCTGCGCCGACGTCCACGGGAGTTGGTCGATGACGTGGCGGGGCGACCGGCAGGTGTTCGAGCCTGGGCCGCACGTCATCACCAACGAGGGCGACCCCGACGGGCCCGGCTTGCCGACCGCCTCGCGCGGCCTCGAGCTTCTCGCCAGGGTCGACTATCGCGGCGATCCCCTCGACGAGGTCTTGCGCCAGCTCGGGCGGATCTGCGCAGACACGGACGGCCCCACTCCGATCTGCCGACCGGGCGGCGAGCGCGGGACCGTCTCGTCGAGTCTCATCGCGCTGTCGACCGATGGCCGCATCGCCGCGTATTGGCACGCCAACGGCCCGCCGTCGGACGAGAGCTATGCTCCCGTAGAGCTTGGGGCCCAGGGCTGA
- a CDS encoding PhnD/SsuA/transferrin family substrate-binding protein: MGDIRLTLACGDYDLTRALIDGTVRPPGVELTVLPMPSPERHWRMMRFEEFDIAELSMSHYLVAYAEKREFTAIPVFPHRRFRHSFVFCRADAGIDQPRDLNGKRIALRTFQNTAGVWTRGILADDYGFDIASARWYTQDEEETPWEPPAWLQIQRVPEGGNLDRMLVEGQLDAAIYPETLPSFAKGDPRVRRLFERPKEVEVEYFRRTGIFPIMHTVAIRNDVLHAYPWVAVSMLRAFREAKERCYRRLADPRQTALAWVQDLIEEQQKVLGPDPWPYALEPNRAALTALIRYSQGQGLIPTAPEVESLFVESTLRESPRYVS; the protein is encoded by the coding sequence ATGGGAGACATTCGGCTCACGCTGGCATGTGGCGACTACGACCTGACGCGAGCGCTCATCGACGGGACGGTTCGCCCGCCCGGCGTGGAATTGACCGTGCTGCCCATGCCTTCGCCCGAGCGCCACTGGCGCATGATGCGCTTCGAGGAGTTCGACATCGCCGAGCTGTCGATGTCGCACTATCTCGTCGCCTACGCGGAAAAGCGCGAGTTCACCGCGATTCCCGTGTTTCCCCACCGGCGCTTTCGCCACTCGTTCGTCTTCTGCCGGGCCGACGCGGGCATCGACCAGCCTCGGGACCTGAACGGCAAGCGAATTGCGCTGCGTACGTTCCAGAACACGGCGGGCGTCTGGACCCGGGGCATTCTCGCCGACGACTACGGCTTCGACATCGCCAGTGCACGCTGGTACACCCAGGACGAAGAGGAAACGCCGTGGGAGCCGCCGGCCTGGCTCCAGATCCAGCGGGTCCCGGAGGGCGGCAATCTCGACCGGATGCTGGTGGAGGGGCAGCTGGACGCCGCAATCTATCCAGAGACGCTCCCGTCGTTCGCGAAAGGAGACCCGCGGGTGCGGCGCCTCTTCGAGCGGCCGAAGGAAGTGGAGGTCGAATATTTCCGCCGAACCGGCATCTTCCCCATCATGCACACCGTGGCGATTCGCAATGACGTTCTCCACGCCTATCCGTGGGTGGCGGTGAGCATGCTCCGCGCGTTTCGCGAGGCGAAGGAGCGCTGCTACCGCCGACTTGCGGACCCGCGACAGACAGCCCTCGCATGGGTGCAGGATCTCATCGAGGAGCAGCAGAAGGTCCTCGGTCCCGATCCGTGGCCCTATGCTCTGGAGCCCAACCGCGCCGCGCTCACCGCGCTCATCCGCTACTCGCAGGGTCAGGGGCTGATTCCGACCGCGCCCGAGGTCGAGTCGCTCTTCGTAGAGAGCACGCTCCGGGAAAGTCCGCGTTACGTGAGCTAA
- a CDS encoding hotdog domain-containing protein, whose protein sequence is MGAVPYFTGSIGLRGQAELTVASEHTAAFASGGKLPAVLSTPRLLQLVEDATYMLADQYLEDGYTSVGFEVVLEHLAPSRVGDTVTADVLLEVAEDRDLVFRFTVRNAGSLREVARGTQTRKIVLMEEFMRKLGADRSRL, encoded by the coding sequence ATGGGAGCCGTTCCGTATTTCACGGGGTCGATTGGCCTGAGGGGACAGGCAGAGTTGACAGTCGCGTCGGAGCACACGGCCGCCTTTGCCAGCGGCGGGAAATTGCCGGCCGTGCTCTCGACGCCGCGCCTGCTGCAGCTCGTCGAGGACGCGACCTATATGCTGGCCGACCAGTATCTCGAGGATGGGTACACGAGCGTTGGGTTCGAGGTCGTGCTGGAGCATCTCGCGCCGAGCCGCGTAGGCGACACCGTCACCGCCGACGTCCTGCTCGAGGTCGCCGAGGACCGCGATCTGGTCTTCCGGTTCACAGTACGGAACGCGGGATCGCTTCGCGAGGTCGCCCGCGGGACCCAGACCCGCAAGATCGTGCTCATGGAAGAATTCATGCGAAAATTGGGGGCGGATCGCTCGCGATTGTGA
- a CDS encoding ABC transporter substrate-binding protein, whose translation MAQSTSIHLRMVIPPAPWTRAMEDGSVRIPGLTWECVSEIDNAPDRFIATEQGDVAVGENGVRRLVLELLKGRPARAIPVWFGREHMQRNIIVRADSPLHHPRDLAGKRIGSRLTIQSGTGAAVLMVLDHAYGIDLMSIDWFMGDPASLPANAMGLRLHDGPTSEEAEFAMLLRGDVDAVIETTGPRYHSLFGADSIDQLLARYPGTRPLIEDPGVIAETYRRTGLYPISDLATVDPDVARAHPEIPGQVVEAFSQANRRAAAYRPADEQALAEREIELLGEDPHVYGLSDTARANIAAFIDFLHRLGAFERPVPPEDLFHPSTLPGGGR comes from the coding sequence ATGGCCCAATCGACGAGCATCCACCTGCGCATGGTGATCCCACCCGCCCCCTGGACGCGCGCCATGGAAGATGGGAGCGTCCGCATTCCGGGGCTAACGTGGGAATGCGTTTCGGAGATCGACAACGCGCCCGATCGATTCATCGCGACCGAGCAGGGCGACGTAGCGGTGGGAGAGAACGGCGTGCGCCGCCTCGTGCTCGAGCTGCTGAAGGGCCGCCCCGCGCGGGCGATCCCCGTCTGGTTCGGGCGCGAGCATATGCAGCGGAACATCATCGTGCGCGCGGACTCTCCGCTGCATCACCCGCGCGATCTCGCCGGCAAGCGAATCGGCTCGCGGCTCACGATCCAATCAGGAACAGGGGCGGCTGTCCTCATGGTCCTCGATCACGCCTATGGCATCGATCTCATGAGCATCGACTGGTTCATGGGCGATCCCGCCTCCCTCCCAGCGAACGCGATGGGGCTCCGCCTCCACGACGGCCCGACTTCGGAGGAGGCCGAGTTCGCGATGCTGCTGCGCGGCGACGTGGACGCGGTCATCGAGACCACCGGTCCTCGGTACCATTCGCTATTCGGCGCGGACTCTATCGATCAGCTTCTCGCGCGCTATCCAGGGACCAGGCCGCTCATTGAGGACCCCGGGGTGATTGCCGAGACGTACCGGCGGACCGGGCTCTATCCGATCTCAGATCTGGCGACGGTCGACCCGGACGTAGCCCGCGCCCACCCGGAGATCCCTGGCCAGGTTGTCGAGGCCTTCTCCCAGGCGAACCGCCGCGCGGCCGCGTATCGGCCGGCCGACGAGCAAGCCCTCGCCGAGCGAGAGATCGAGCTGCTCGGCGAGGACCCGCACGTCTACGGATTGAGCGATACGGCGCGCGCAAACATCGCGGCGTTCATCGATTTTCTGCACCGGCTCGGCGCTTTCGAGCGTCCGGTCCCGCCCGAGGATCTGTTCCATCCATCAACGCTGCCTGGCGGAGGGCGCTAG
- a CDS encoding SprT family zinc-dependent metalloprotease — MNEDTPLRYIVVRSARRRRTFALTVERDGTVRVAAPMRARAEEIRRFVERHRRWIASRLAARPPDRAPLQFASGECIPYLGRPLRLIVEPGAATRPLVARREGALFVIEPASLGGDERRRMLSAAIERWYRAEAATRLSSHVARWGVVMGVEPRAVRVRDQRRRWGSCGADGTLRFNWRLVMAPADVIDYVVVHELAHLRVLDHSPAFWEEVGRILPDYRALRAKLNAIGPSLTMEFAVAPTEGAG, encoded by the coding sequence ATGAACGAGGACACACCCCTCCGCTACATCGTGGTCCGGAGCGCGCGACGGCGGCGGACCTTTGCACTCACCGTGGAGAGGGACGGGACGGTGCGCGTCGCCGCGCCGATGCGGGCCCGGGCCGAGGAGATCCGGCGCTTCGTCGAGCGGCATCGGCGGTGGATCGCCAGCCGGCTGGCCGCGCGCCCGCCGGACCGAGCGCCGCTCCAATTCGCGAGCGGGGAATGCATTCCCTACCTGGGACGTCCCCTCCGCCTTATCGTCGAACCTGGCGCCGCGACTCGCCCGCTGGTGGCGCGCCGCGAAGGCGCGCTCTTCGTCATCGAGCCCGCGTCGCTCGGCGGGGACGAGCGGCGTCGAATGCTCTCGGCCGCGATCGAGCGCTGGTATCGCGCGGAGGCGGCGACTCGGCTGTCGTCCCACGTGGCGCGCTGGGGCGTGGTGATGGGCGTGGAGCCGCGTGCCGTTCGCGTCAGGGACCAGCGCCGCCGGTGGGGGAGCTGCGGCGCGGACGGCACGCTCCGCTTCAACTGGCGCCTGGTGATGGCGCCGGCCGACGTGATCGACTACGTCGTGGTCCACGAGCTGGCCCATCTCCGCGTGCTCGATCACTCCCCGGCGTTCTGGGAGGAGGTCGGACGAATCCTGCCGGACTATCGGGCGTTGCGCGCGAAGCTCAATGCCATTGGCCCGTCGCTGACCATGGAGTTCGCGGTAGCGCCGACCGAGGGCGCCGGTTAG
- a CDS encoding LLM class flavin-dependent oxidoreductase: MIHIGLTIPTSAPDAEARTAIEFGRSAEMAGLDSVWVSDRLVFPNQDPLVTLAAVAATTTRIGLGTCVLLGALRRPALLAKMVASIDRLSGGRVILGLGAGSRPDDFAAGEIPFEHRGSRLEEDVRLLRAIWSGDEVRHAGNFHQIDVGAIGPRPAQSHIPIWFGGGADSALKRIVRVGDGYIGSSSSGPAGFRANWDKIRRFAEAAGRDIGEITPAALVYACVDDDRERAEAKALAYRMNYYGTRRMDTTGFLLGSADDCVRGAHEYFEAGVQTMIVGSLTADLTSLDRFCEQVLPRLRA; encoded by the coding sequence ATGATCCACATCGGCCTCACGATCCCCACCTCTGCCCCCGACGCGGAGGCGAGAACGGCGATCGAATTCGGCAGAAGCGCCGAGATGGCGGGATTGGACTCGGTATGGGTCAGCGACCGCCTGGTCTTCCCGAACCAGGACCCGCTCGTGACGCTGGCGGCCGTCGCCGCGACGACGACGCGCATCGGACTCGGCACCTGCGTCTTGCTGGGCGCGCTTCGCCGCCCTGCCCTGCTCGCCAAGATGGTCGCCAGCATCGATCGGCTCTCTGGGGGCCGCGTGATTCTCGGCCTGGGCGCAGGAAGCCGGCCAGATGACTTTGCCGCCGGGGAGATCCCATTCGAGCATCGCGGCAGCCGGCTCGAGGAAGACGTCCGATTGCTGCGGGCGATCTGGTCCGGCGACGAGGTGAGGCACGCGGGGAACTTTCATCAGATCGACGTGGGGGCTATCGGTCCCCGTCCAGCGCAAAGCCACATTCCCATCTGGTTCGGCGGCGGCGCGGACTCGGCGCTCAAGCGAATTGTCCGGGTGGGGGACGGGTACATCGGGAGCTCGAGCAGCGGACCCGCTGGCTTTCGCGCAAATTGGGACAAGATTCGCCGATTTGCCGAAGCGGCCGGCCGCGACATCGGCGAGATCACGCCCGCTGCGCTCGTGTACGCCTGTGTCGATGACGATCGAGAGCGCGCAGAGGCAAAGGCGCTCGCCTACCGGATGAACTACTACGGCACGCGGCGAATGGACACGACAGGCTTCCTCCTCGGATCCGCGGACGACTGCGTGCGTGGGGCCCACGAGTACTTTGAAGCGGGCGTGCAAACGATGATCGTCGGCAGCCTGACGGCCGATTTGACGTCCCTCGATCGATTCTGCGAACAGGTACTCCCCCGGCTTCGCGCTTAG